One region of Armigeres subalbatus isolate Guangzhou_Male chromosome 3, GZ_Asu_2, whole genome shotgun sequence genomic DNA includes:
- the LOC134226505 gene encoding uncharacterized protein LOC134226505 isoform X2, which translates to MNGLSTLNRLLGKRNKDVSKSTSNLSRSTTNLDSTSQYNKIIPLAAMTNAPFEQTFRITILLPRDQLYVARIGAKTRLAVLMDMVCNDKLLDPQKYLFRHPADFHQGFDLNLTIGEVGLNEIRLISKKELENLQTNEYRLSTSDIFRLHQKNIRENSVSSSDLSRTSRAALKTTSPYSSTNSLNSMDSSGMSSSSRGGLNGNNHHPPVAPTRKKRMAPRPPSQNSIPEKAPLEIHKEDHIFKEPQLPPYSRKNFHVSSPNLYNDEVKIVDTINNNNNNDYNGQSETNDNGHHVDTVEEMNNLINTKTSYSTLKNRPTSMYIIREPADTPQDPPNIQNNDNLQRASLNGTETSIQDVVNHSRTSSNSSEVKDPRDFQEAKKSKAPAPAPPPRGVSLMGSKREETSAPVAEQKIVPTPSPRAPNRPAAPISDEGTIISETDSNFSETDAEIQKNIETVNKLNAVNSTHQPQTTFDAIPATTPSLQTPNVSKVMLNVEQSSLISTDPPSSLTPEAERKPANGASSVSITIVNESSPTSNGHSKPSTPIVSKVHIVPSSPSANRDSNEEPVDRRLSNGDNSSEEGIKIYNIESGQELRIPDKKDTMRSPSPDEEEQWTYTLPAPPKFADSSIKSGEYDEKQRFFDLQSTFVDNTTIVTDRMTILSDQTELIRPIIREKVLMDESLAGMEEKCSSPTVTLVESEGGNSSVSTGEIMINSDIEDGYRGGSELRETMLQTLEKRTEQLKESELQNLKESIEGVVVQRQVTEAEEDQVNESDIMKCAKLNEETVVDDYTMVVKRGSIDSVKKRSDNKLTVETTKSEMISEMRQVVKDDTVPKGMLNGKMAMETEDNSGLNTNSFNSAKVPGNNVKMIDDPNEAANKKDQKTISAPVSQKSDDSEEENNVIIRRKISADSIIRSDEDEFNIRMGNKNQQGPVKRRSLTVLNKSPKVINRSDSFHSTRSDYIQSLSSANGLKLTPRSTSYISLIGAQKFENRFAASNRRKSTSEVSICDSPSLQSLEVIKNILNSSKNNLAVEKKEVEEVIPMAAIKRNSFTDISTLIQFRSEVVKSNLVRHESMVEQKIAEVENKKVIEEVIEEKPMIIEKVDSVKEIKADVFVSKKVLESDKSVNERVIDVSNESKSDDEKLQNRQLSVAIAKQPQTTVVNITTTSTTVTSSGVSVTVNAEKNEPSANKRWTYQGPPTINFTTWSERPKIDVSIKSDRDYRFGGSSTLPRGYRNVNNTTKVNLNSTPAPTLEKVDDVDQSDSREHVPLNNGESQSLPHDANRPESVSLSNTDRLPIVRAVEYKKNVVPPPVAQKPLDKPYFYDTYSRTPVNSSATINRLSMGFNKMQPVVKGFKTMDEKETPALTRPVSMIESSNISTAILRTTPARIDKPVPETASLPFGQNTLRRTGLKDKILAQPNPEPVAKTVVQNSPTVTVKTKTVTNTTAAPPPPPPVAPKLTTPVVRGAIVKKPLPSQEVDPRTALLDAIRNFNKDKLRTEE; encoded by the exons ATGAATGGTTTATCCACACTAAACCGATTGCTCGGCAAACGGAATAAAGATG TATCCAAATCCACCTCAAACCTCAGCCGGTCGACGACTAACCTGGACAGCACTAGTCAGTACAACAAGATTATCCCGCTGGCCGCCATGACCAACGCCCCCTTCGAGCAGACCTTCCGCATAACGATACTGCTGCCCCGGGATCAGCTCTACGTGGCCCGAATCGGTGCCAAAACACGCCTGGCCGTCCTCATGGACATGGTGTGCAACGACAAACTGTTGGATCCCCAAAAGTATCTTTTCCGGCACCCGGCAGACTTTCATCAGGGATTCGATCTAAATCTTACCATCGGGGAGGTTGGACTTAACGAAATCCGGTTGATTTCGAAGAAAGAGCTGGAGAATTTGCAGACTAACGAGTACCGGTTGAGCACCAGCGACATTTTTCGGCTGCATCAGAAAAACATTCGAGAAAATTCGGTGTCCTCGTCGGATTTGAGTCGAACCTCCCGAGCTGCGCTCAAAACCACTAGTCCTTAtagttcaacaaattctttaaaTTCGATGGATTCCTCTGGTATGAGTTCTAGCTCTCGTGGAGGATTGAATGGAAACAATCATCACCCGCCCGTGGCTCCGACACGGAAAAAGAGAATGGCACCTCGACCACCCAGTCAAAACTCTATCCCGGAGAAAGCACCTCTGGAAATCCACAAGGAGGATCACATTTTCAAAGAGCCCCAGCTTCCTCCGTATTCTCGGAAGAACTTTCACGTGTCATCGCCTAATCTTTACAACGATGAGGTAAAGATTGTTGATActatcaacaacaacaacaataacgaCTACAACGGCCAATCGGAAACAAACGATAACGGTCACCATGTCGACACTGTGGAAGAAATGAACAACCTGATCAACACCAAAACGTCGTACAGCACCCTCAAAAATCGACCCACGTCAATGTACATCATTAGGGAACCAGCCGACACACCCCAGGATCCCCCTAACATCCAGAACAACGATAACCTGCAGAGGGCATCGCTCAACGGCACCGAGACCAGTATCCAGGACGTCGTAAACCATTCCCGCACTTCGTCCAATTCGTCGGAGGTGAAAGACCCTCGCGACTTTCAGGAAG CCAAGAAATCGAAGGCTCCGGCACCCGCTCCACCGCCACGGGGTGTATCGTTGATGGGTTCCAAGCGAGAGGAAACGTCTGCTCCGGTAGCGGAACAGAAAATTGTTCCGACGCCATCGCCGAGGGCACCGAACCGTCCTGCAGCACCAATAAGTGACGAAGGCACAATCATTTCCGAGACAGATTCCAACTTCAGCGAAACGGATGCGGAGATACAGAAAAATATAG AAACTGTCAATAAGCTGAACGCTGTCAACAGCACACACCAACCACAAACTACTTTCGATGCCATTCCCGCCACTACACCGTCGCTTCAAACTCCCAACGTATCCAAAGTGATGCTGAACGTCGAACAATCTTCGCTCATCTCTACTGACCCGCCTTCCTCCCTAACCCCGGAAGCCGAACGCAAACCTGCCAACGGGGCGTCGTCCGTATCCATAACGATCGTCAACGAATCTTCCCCCACCTCAAATGGGCATTCCAAACCCTCCACCCCAATCGTTTCGAAGGTGCACATCGTACCGTCGAGTCCTAGCGCCAATCGGGACTCAAATGAAGAGCCCGTTGACCGGCGTCTCTCCAACGGCGACAACAGCTCCGAAGAAGGCATTAAAATCTACAATATCGAGTCCGGTCAGGAGTTACGCATCCCGGACAAGAAGGATACGATGCGATCGCCTAGTCCGGACGAGGAGGAACAGTGGACCTATACGCTGCCGGCACCGCCCAAATTCGCCGATTCGTCCATCAAGTCGGGCGAGTACGATGAAAAGCAGAGGTTCTTTGATCTGCAGTCGACATTCGTAGACAATACGACTATTGTGACGGATCGTATGACGATTCTCTCCGACCAGACGGAACTGATTAGGCCAATCATCCGAGAGAAGGTGTTGATGGATGAAAGTCTGGCGGGAATGGAAGAAAAGTGTTCTTCCCCGACGGTAACGCTGGTGGAGAGCGAAGGTGGTAACAGTAGTGTCTCTACCGGAGAGATAATGATTAACTCGGATATTGAGGACGGGTACCGTGGGGGGAGTGAGCTACGGGAGACTATGCTACAAACGTTGGAGAAGCGAACAGAACAGCTGAAGGAGAGTGAACTGCAGAATTTGAAGGAGTCTATCGAAGGAGTTGTAGTTCAACGACAGGTGACGGAGGCGGAGGAGGATCAGGTGAACGAAAGTGATATTATGAAGTGTGCCAAATTAAACGAAGAGACGGTGGTGGATGACTACACGATGGTTGTCAAGAGAGGTAGCATTGATAGCGTTAAGAAGCGCTCGGATAATAAATTGACGGTAGAGACTACTAAAAGCGAGATGATCAGTGAGATGCGTCAGGTCGTCAAGGACGACACTGTACCAAAAGGAATGTTGAATGGAAAGATGGCAATGGAGACGGAGGATAATTCTGGATTGAATACAAATAGCTTCAATAGCGCCAAGGTACCTGGAAATAATGTAAAGATGATCGATGATCCCAATGAAGCAGCCAATAAAAAGGACCAGAAG ACTATTTCAGCGCCAGTATCGCAAAAATCGGATGATAGCGAGGAAGAGAATAACGTCATCATAAGGCGCAAAATTTCCGCTGATTCGATTATTCGCAGCGATGAGGATGAGTTCAACATTCGCATGggcaacaaaaatcaacaaGGACCTGTCAAGCGGCGTAGTTTGACTGTGCTGAACAAGTCGCCAAAGGTTATTAACCGTTCCGATAGTTTCCACTCCACTCGGTCGGACTACATACAATCGTTGAGCAGCGCCAACGGATTAAAATTGACGCCCCGAAGTACGTCGTACATTTCGCTGATCGGGGCGCAGAAGTTTGAGAATCGCTTTGCAGCGAGCAACCGAAGGAAGTCTACCAGCGAGGTAAGCATCTGCGATTCACCGTCTCTTCAAAGTCTGGAGGTAATCAAAAACATACTAAATAGTTCCAAGAACAATTTAGCGGTggaaaagaaagaagtagaAGAGGTTATACCCATGGCGGCAATCAAGCGAAATAGTTTCACAGATATTTCGACTTTAATTCAGTTTAGAAGCGAAGTAGTTAAAAGCAATCTGGTTAGACATGAGAGTATGGTTGAGCAAAAAATCGCGGAAGTAGAGAATAAGAAAGTCATAGAAGAAGTTATTGAAGAGAAGCCGATGATTATCGAGAAGGTCGATTCTGTAAAGGAGATTAAAGCTGATGTGTTTGTGAGCAAGAAGGTATTAGAAAGTGATAAATCCGTGAACGAGAGGGTAATAGATGTTTCAAATGAGTCAAAGAGTGATGATGAGAAACTACAAAATAGACAGCTGTCGGTGGCGATCGCTAAGCAACCACAAACTACGGTAGTTAATATCACTACCACCAGCACAACGGTAACCAGTAGTGGGGTCAGCGTTACTGTGaacgcagaaaaaaatgaacCTTCGGCCAATAAACGGTGGACGTATCAAGGCCCACCAACCATTAACTTCACAACCTGGAGCGAACGACCAAAGATCGACGTTTCGATCAAGTCTGATCGAGATTACCGATTTGGTGGTAGTTCCACTCTGCCTCGAGGTTACAGAAAtgtaaataataccacaaagGTGAATCTGAACTCTACTCCAGCTCCAACATTGGAGAAAGTGGATGATGTAGACCAGTCCGATTCGCGTGAACATGTGCCATTGAACAACGGAGAATCGCAGTCACTTCCACACGATGCGAATCGACCCGAATCGGTATCATTATCGAACACCGATCGTTTACCAATCGTACGAGCGGTTGAGTACAAGAAAAACGTTGTTCCACCCCCAGTAGCTCAAAAACCCTTGGATAAACCATACTTCTATGATACATATTCGCGTACGCCGGTAAACTCTTCAGCCACTATCAATAGGCTCAGTATGGGATTTAATAAAATGCAACCTGTCGTTAAAGGGTTCAAAACGATGGATGAAAAAGAAACCCCCGCGCTAACACGTCCTGTGTCTATGATTGAGTCGTCGAATATCTCAACCGCCATTTTGAGAACAACTCCCGCTAGGATAGATAAGCCGGTGCCGGAAACCGCATCACTGCCCTTCGGACAGAACACGCTACGCCGGACAGGTCTTAAAGATAAGATTCTTGCTCAACCAAACCCAGAACCTGTGGCAAAAACAGTAGTCCAGAATTCCCCGACGGTAACCGTCAAGACGAAAACTGTCACGAATACCACAGCGGCACCACCACCCCCACCCCCGGTGGCACCTAAGCTGACCACACCGGTAGTAAGAGGAGCCATCGTTAAGAAACCACTTCCTTCACAGGAAGTGGATCCCCGTACCGCTTTGCTGGATGCCATCAGGAACTTCAACAAGGATAAATTACGTACCGAAGAATGA
- the LOC134226505 gene encoding uncharacterized protein LOC134226505 isoform X1, with protein MNGLSTLNRLLGKRNKDVSKSTSNLSRSTTNLDSTSQYNKIIPLAAMTNAPFEQTFRITILLPRDQLYVARIGAKTRLAVLMDMVCNDKLLDPQKYLFRHPADFHQGFDLNLTIGEVGLNEIRLISKKELENLQTNEYRLSTSDIFRLHQKNIRENSVSSSDLSRTSRAALKTTSPYSSTNSLNSMDSSGMSSSSRGGLNGNNHHPPVAPTRKKRMAPRPPSQNSIPEKAPLEIHKEDHIFKEPQLPPYSRKNFHVSSPNLYNDEVKIVDTINNNNNNDYNGQSETNDNGHHVDTVEEMNNLINTKTSYSTLKNRPTSMYIIREPADTPQDPPNIQNNDNLQRASLNGTETSIQDVVNHSRTSSNSSEVKDPRDFQEGPHSSSIVPTPRKRLNSNAKKSKAPAPAPPPRGVSLMGSKREETSAPVAEQKIVPTPSPRAPNRPAAPISDEGTIISETDSNFSETDAEIQKNIETVNKLNAVNSTHQPQTTFDAIPATTPSLQTPNVSKVMLNVEQSSLISTDPPSSLTPEAERKPANGASSVSITIVNESSPTSNGHSKPSTPIVSKVHIVPSSPSANRDSNEEPVDRRLSNGDNSSEEGIKIYNIESGQELRIPDKKDTMRSPSPDEEEQWTYTLPAPPKFADSSIKSGEYDEKQRFFDLQSTFVDNTTIVTDRMTILSDQTELIRPIIREKVLMDESLAGMEEKCSSPTVTLVESEGGNSSVSTGEIMINSDIEDGYRGGSELRETMLQTLEKRTEQLKESELQNLKESIEGVVVQRQVTEAEEDQVNESDIMKCAKLNEETVVDDYTMVVKRGSIDSVKKRSDNKLTVETTKSEMISEMRQVVKDDTVPKGMLNGKMAMETEDNSGLNTNSFNSAKVPGNNVKMIDDPNEAANKKDQKTISAPVSQKSDDSEEENNVIIRRKISADSIIRSDEDEFNIRMGNKNQQGPVKRRSLTVLNKSPKVINRSDSFHSTRSDYIQSLSSANGLKLTPRSTSYISLIGAQKFENRFAASNRRKSTSEVSICDSPSLQSLEVIKNILNSSKNNLAVEKKEVEEVIPMAAIKRNSFTDISTLIQFRSEVVKSNLVRHESMVEQKIAEVENKKVIEEVIEEKPMIIEKVDSVKEIKADVFVSKKVLESDKSVNERVIDVSNESKSDDEKLQNRQLSVAIAKQPQTTVVNITTTSTTVTSSGVSVTVNAEKNEPSANKRWTYQGPPTINFTTWSERPKIDVSIKSDRDYRFGGSSTLPRGYRNVNNTTKVNLNSTPAPTLEKVDDVDQSDSREHVPLNNGESQSLPHDANRPESVSLSNTDRLPIVRAVEYKKNVVPPPVAQKPLDKPYFYDTYSRTPVNSSATINRLSMGFNKMQPVVKGFKTMDEKETPALTRPVSMIESSNISTAILRTTPARIDKPVPETASLPFGQNTLRRTGLKDKILAQPNPEPVAKTVVQNSPTVTVKTKTVTNTTAAPPPPPPVAPKLTTPVVRGAIVKKPLPSQEVDPRTALLDAIRNFNKDKLRTEE; from the exons ATGAATGGTTTATCCACACTAAACCGATTGCTCGGCAAACGGAATAAAGATG TATCCAAATCCACCTCAAACCTCAGCCGGTCGACGACTAACCTGGACAGCACTAGTCAGTACAACAAGATTATCCCGCTGGCCGCCATGACCAACGCCCCCTTCGAGCAGACCTTCCGCATAACGATACTGCTGCCCCGGGATCAGCTCTACGTGGCCCGAATCGGTGCCAAAACACGCCTGGCCGTCCTCATGGACATGGTGTGCAACGACAAACTGTTGGATCCCCAAAAGTATCTTTTCCGGCACCCGGCAGACTTTCATCAGGGATTCGATCTAAATCTTACCATCGGGGAGGTTGGACTTAACGAAATCCGGTTGATTTCGAAGAAAGAGCTGGAGAATTTGCAGACTAACGAGTACCGGTTGAGCACCAGCGACATTTTTCGGCTGCATCAGAAAAACATTCGAGAAAATTCGGTGTCCTCGTCGGATTTGAGTCGAACCTCCCGAGCTGCGCTCAAAACCACTAGTCCTTAtagttcaacaaattctttaaaTTCGATGGATTCCTCTGGTATGAGTTCTAGCTCTCGTGGAGGATTGAATGGAAACAATCATCACCCGCCCGTGGCTCCGACACGGAAAAAGAGAATGGCACCTCGACCACCCAGTCAAAACTCTATCCCGGAGAAAGCACCTCTGGAAATCCACAAGGAGGATCACATTTTCAAAGAGCCCCAGCTTCCTCCGTATTCTCGGAAGAACTTTCACGTGTCATCGCCTAATCTTTACAACGATGAGGTAAAGATTGTTGATActatcaacaacaacaacaataacgaCTACAACGGCCAATCGGAAACAAACGATAACGGTCACCATGTCGACACTGTGGAAGAAATGAACAACCTGATCAACACCAAAACGTCGTACAGCACCCTCAAAAATCGACCCACGTCAATGTACATCATTAGGGAACCAGCCGACACACCCCAGGATCCCCCTAACATCCAGAACAACGATAACCTGCAGAGGGCATCGCTCAACGGCACCGAGACCAGTATCCAGGACGTCGTAAACCATTCCCGCACTTCGTCCAATTCGTCGGAGGTGAAAGACCCTCGCGACTTTCAGGAAGGTCCGCATTCCTCATCTATCGTCCCAACCCCTCGGAAGCGACTCAATTCGAACG CCAAGAAATCGAAGGCTCCGGCACCCGCTCCACCGCCACGGGGTGTATCGTTGATGGGTTCCAAGCGAGAGGAAACGTCTGCTCCGGTAGCGGAACAGAAAATTGTTCCGACGCCATCGCCGAGGGCACCGAACCGTCCTGCAGCACCAATAAGTGACGAAGGCACAATCATTTCCGAGACAGATTCCAACTTCAGCGAAACGGATGCGGAGATACAGAAAAATATAG AAACTGTCAATAAGCTGAACGCTGTCAACAGCACACACCAACCACAAACTACTTTCGATGCCATTCCCGCCACTACACCGTCGCTTCAAACTCCCAACGTATCCAAAGTGATGCTGAACGTCGAACAATCTTCGCTCATCTCTACTGACCCGCCTTCCTCCCTAACCCCGGAAGCCGAACGCAAACCTGCCAACGGGGCGTCGTCCGTATCCATAACGATCGTCAACGAATCTTCCCCCACCTCAAATGGGCATTCCAAACCCTCCACCCCAATCGTTTCGAAGGTGCACATCGTACCGTCGAGTCCTAGCGCCAATCGGGACTCAAATGAAGAGCCCGTTGACCGGCGTCTCTCCAACGGCGACAACAGCTCCGAAGAAGGCATTAAAATCTACAATATCGAGTCCGGTCAGGAGTTACGCATCCCGGACAAGAAGGATACGATGCGATCGCCTAGTCCGGACGAGGAGGAACAGTGGACCTATACGCTGCCGGCACCGCCCAAATTCGCCGATTCGTCCATCAAGTCGGGCGAGTACGATGAAAAGCAGAGGTTCTTTGATCTGCAGTCGACATTCGTAGACAATACGACTATTGTGACGGATCGTATGACGATTCTCTCCGACCAGACGGAACTGATTAGGCCAATCATCCGAGAGAAGGTGTTGATGGATGAAAGTCTGGCGGGAATGGAAGAAAAGTGTTCTTCCCCGACGGTAACGCTGGTGGAGAGCGAAGGTGGTAACAGTAGTGTCTCTACCGGAGAGATAATGATTAACTCGGATATTGAGGACGGGTACCGTGGGGGGAGTGAGCTACGGGAGACTATGCTACAAACGTTGGAGAAGCGAACAGAACAGCTGAAGGAGAGTGAACTGCAGAATTTGAAGGAGTCTATCGAAGGAGTTGTAGTTCAACGACAGGTGACGGAGGCGGAGGAGGATCAGGTGAACGAAAGTGATATTATGAAGTGTGCCAAATTAAACGAAGAGACGGTGGTGGATGACTACACGATGGTTGTCAAGAGAGGTAGCATTGATAGCGTTAAGAAGCGCTCGGATAATAAATTGACGGTAGAGACTACTAAAAGCGAGATGATCAGTGAGATGCGTCAGGTCGTCAAGGACGACACTGTACCAAAAGGAATGTTGAATGGAAAGATGGCAATGGAGACGGAGGATAATTCTGGATTGAATACAAATAGCTTCAATAGCGCCAAGGTACCTGGAAATAATGTAAAGATGATCGATGATCCCAATGAAGCAGCCAATAAAAAGGACCAGAAG ACTATTTCAGCGCCAGTATCGCAAAAATCGGATGATAGCGAGGAAGAGAATAACGTCATCATAAGGCGCAAAATTTCCGCTGATTCGATTATTCGCAGCGATGAGGATGAGTTCAACATTCGCATGggcaacaaaaatcaacaaGGACCTGTCAAGCGGCGTAGTTTGACTGTGCTGAACAAGTCGCCAAAGGTTATTAACCGTTCCGATAGTTTCCACTCCACTCGGTCGGACTACATACAATCGTTGAGCAGCGCCAACGGATTAAAATTGACGCCCCGAAGTACGTCGTACATTTCGCTGATCGGGGCGCAGAAGTTTGAGAATCGCTTTGCAGCGAGCAACCGAAGGAAGTCTACCAGCGAGGTAAGCATCTGCGATTCACCGTCTCTTCAAAGTCTGGAGGTAATCAAAAACATACTAAATAGTTCCAAGAACAATTTAGCGGTggaaaagaaagaagtagaAGAGGTTATACCCATGGCGGCAATCAAGCGAAATAGTTTCACAGATATTTCGACTTTAATTCAGTTTAGAAGCGAAGTAGTTAAAAGCAATCTGGTTAGACATGAGAGTATGGTTGAGCAAAAAATCGCGGAAGTAGAGAATAAGAAAGTCATAGAAGAAGTTATTGAAGAGAAGCCGATGATTATCGAGAAGGTCGATTCTGTAAAGGAGATTAAAGCTGATGTGTTTGTGAGCAAGAAGGTATTAGAAAGTGATAAATCCGTGAACGAGAGGGTAATAGATGTTTCAAATGAGTCAAAGAGTGATGATGAGAAACTACAAAATAGACAGCTGTCGGTGGCGATCGCTAAGCAACCACAAACTACGGTAGTTAATATCACTACCACCAGCACAACGGTAACCAGTAGTGGGGTCAGCGTTACTGTGaacgcagaaaaaaatgaacCTTCGGCCAATAAACGGTGGACGTATCAAGGCCCACCAACCATTAACTTCACAACCTGGAGCGAACGACCAAAGATCGACGTTTCGATCAAGTCTGATCGAGATTACCGATTTGGTGGTAGTTCCACTCTGCCTCGAGGTTACAGAAAtgtaaataataccacaaagGTGAATCTGAACTCTACTCCAGCTCCAACATTGGAGAAAGTGGATGATGTAGACCAGTCCGATTCGCGTGAACATGTGCCATTGAACAACGGAGAATCGCAGTCACTTCCACACGATGCGAATCGACCCGAATCGGTATCATTATCGAACACCGATCGTTTACCAATCGTACGAGCGGTTGAGTACAAGAAAAACGTTGTTCCACCCCCAGTAGCTCAAAAACCCTTGGATAAACCATACTTCTATGATACATATTCGCGTACGCCGGTAAACTCTTCAGCCACTATCAATAGGCTCAGTATGGGATTTAATAAAATGCAACCTGTCGTTAAAGGGTTCAAAACGATGGATGAAAAAGAAACCCCCGCGCTAACACGTCCTGTGTCTATGATTGAGTCGTCGAATATCTCAACCGCCATTTTGAGAACAACTCCCGCTAGGATAGATAAGCCGGTGCCGGAAACCGCATCACTGCCCTTCGGACAGAACACGCTACGCCGGACAGGTCTTAAAGATAAGATTCTTGCTCAACCAAACCCAGAACCTGTGGCAAAAACAGTAGTCCAGAATTCCCCGACGGTAACCGTCAAGACGAAAACTGTCACGAATACCACAGCGGCACCACCACCCCCACCCCCGGTGGCACCTAAGCTGACCACACCGGTAGTAAGAGGAGCCATCGTTAAGAAACCACTTCCTTCACAGGAAGTGGATCCCCGTACCGCTTTGCTGGATGCCATCAGGAACTTCAACAAGGATAAATTACGTACCGAAGAATGA